One part of the Bacteroidia bacterium genome encodes these proteins:
- a CDS encoding caspase family protein translates to MSLKRFIFSFLLISFPSLFLKCQLVHPKYLKGETYAVVVGITDYQEDQLDLSVASNDAIQMADYLAKHGFPALDNDHMQILTDHRATKNNILAAVTWAARMAGKDDRIVFFFSGHGAPEGLAASDFNTLTGENLVYHSSIKTLLKRSKSSQMLMIVDACHSGASESAFYMGAVSDMLKDYRNSGITMLLSSSASQSSLEYGTVGLSYFTHYLLEGINQGFANKNGDNMITIQEAFDYVKLNVDVLTEGTQTPQKAGDFDRSIVMRLIK, encoded by the coding sequence ATGAGCTTAAAGAGATTTATCTTTTCCTTCCTACTTATTTCTTTTCCCAGCCTGTTTCTTAAATGTCAATTAGTCCATCCTAAATATTTAAAGGGGGAAACCTATGCCGTAGTCGTCGGAATCACTGATTATCAGGAAGATCAACTAGACTTATCGGTAGCAAGCAATGACGCCATCCAAATGGCTGACTACCTGGCAAAACATGGATTTCCCGCCCTGGACAATGATCATATGCAAATCTTAACTGATCATCGGGCTACTAAAAACAATATTCTGGCAGCAGTTACCTGGGCAGCACGTATGGCAGGCAAAGATGACCGCATTGTATTTTTCTTTTCAGGACATGGAGCTCCTGAAGGTCTTGCGGCCTCGGATTTCAATACCCTTACAGGCGAAAACCTGGTTTATCACTCTTCCATCAAGACTTTGCTCAAAAGAAGCAAATCCAGTCAAATGTTGATGATCGTTGACGCCTGCCACTCCGGAGCCAGCGAATCGGCTTTTTACATGGGAGCTGTGTCGGACATGCTAAAAGACTATCGAAACTCTGGAATCACAATGCTTTTATCCAGTAGTGCCAGTCAAAGTTCACTTGAATACGGGACGGTTGGCCTGAGTTATTTCACTCATTATTTGCTGGAAGGGATCAATCAGGGTTTTGCCAATAAAAATGGAGATAATATGATCACTATTCAGGAAGCTTTTGATTATGTAAAACTCAATGTTGATGTACTTACAGAAGGGACCCAAACCCCACAAAAAGCAGGAGATTTTGATCGAAGTATTGTCATGAGATTAATAAAATAA